In Bradyrhizobium erythrophlei, a single genomic region encodes these proteins:
- a CDS encoding urease accessory protein — protein MFAILGLGFLLGMQHALEADHVAAVSSIAARRDNVGDIVKHGLTWGLGHTLTLFAFAGAALALGQAISDELSRPIETAVGVMLVGLGAHVLWRLWRDRIHFHKHRHQDGTMHLHAHSHAGETIAHERASHSHEHGFRWRTLLVGLMHGMAGSAALLVLTATQAPNVAVGLGYVALFGVGSMIGMGALSTVIAVPIALSARWLTWANHGLQGVVGLVTIAIGLRTIAETAFS, from the coding sequence ATGTTTGCAATTCTGGGATTGGGTTTTCTGCTTGGCATGCAGCACGCGCTGGAGGCCGATCACGTCGCTGCCGTTTCCTCGATCGCCGCGCGCCGCGACAACGTCGGCGACATCGTCAAGCATGGCCTGACCTGGGGCCTCGGCCACACCCTGACGCTGTTTGCCTTTGCGGGCGCTGCGCTCGCGCTCGGCCAGGCCATCTCCGACGAGCTGTCCCGTCCGATCGAGACCGCGGTCGGCGTCATGCTGGTCGGCCTTGGCGCGCACGTGCTGTGGCGGCTGTGGCGCGACCGGATTCATTTCCACAAGCACCGCCATCAGGACGGGACGATGCACCTGCATGCCCACAGCCACGCCGGCGAGACGATCGCCCATGAACGCGCCTCGCACAGCCACGAACACGGCTTTCGCTGGCGCACGCTGCTGGTGGGGCTGATGCATGGCATGGCCGGCTCGGCGGCGCTGCTGGTGCTCACCGCAACCCAGGCCCCGAATGTGGCGGTCGGGCTCGGCTATGTCGCGCTGTTCGGGGTCGGCTCGATGATCGGGATGGGGGCGCTGTCGACCGTGATCGCGGTGCCGATTGCGCTGTCGGCGCGCTGGCTGACCTGGGCCAATCACGGCCTGCAAGGGGTGGTTGGGCTGGTCACGATCGCCATTGGGCTGCGAACGATTGCCGAAACCGCCTTTTCCTGA
- the rlmB gene encoding 23S rRNA (guanosine(2251)-2'-O)-methyltransferase RlmB, with protein MRDRDRKPKFHRPDGPGKRAGPRRDGHKPPWRGREGAADDTVILYGWHTVTAALANPGRRIRKLLLTENAARRLTEENIDTRIPPEIVRPTLIDQRLGPDAVHQGMLAEADPLDSPDIDTLPQDGIVLVLDQITDPHNVGAIMRSAAAFAVKAIVTTARHSPEATGVLAKSASGALELVPLVMVQNLARALTEMNERGFMTVGLDSAGDQNLAAVELRQPIALVLGAEGKGLRQLTRETCSVVARLDMPGEIKSLNVSNAAVLALYVGASRLGLMG; from the coding sequence ATGCGTGATCGCGACCGAAAGCCCAAGTTCCACCGCCCCGACGGCCCCGGCAAGCGCGCAGGGCCACGCCGTGACGGCCATAAGCCTCCCTGGCGTGGACGCGAGGGCGCGGCCGATGACACCGTGATCCTTTATGGCTGGCACACGGTCACGGCCGCGCTCGCCAATCCCGGCCGGCGGATTCGCAAGCTCCTGCTCACCGAGAACGCCGCGCGCCGGCTCACTGAGGAAAACATCGATACCCGCATCCCGCCCGAGATCGTGCGGCCTACCCTGATCGACCAGCGGCTCGGCCCCGACGCCGTGCATCAGGGCATGCTGGCCGAGGCCGATCCCCTCGACTCGCCCGACATCGACACCCTGCCGCAGGACGGCATCGTGCTGGTGCTCGACCAGATCACCGACCCGCACAATGTCGGCGCGATCATGCGCTCGGCGGCGGCCTTTGCGGTGAAAGCGATCGTCACCACCGCACGCCACAGCCCGGAGGCCACCGGCGTGTTGGCAAAATCCGCTTCCGGTGCGCTGGAACTGGTGCCGCTGGTAATGGTGCAGAACCTCGCCCGTGCGCTCACCGAGATGAACGAGCGCGGCTTCATGACCGTCGGCCTCGACAGCGCGGGCGATCAGAATCTCGCTGCGGTCGAGTTGCGCCAGCCCATAGCGCTGGTGCTGGGCGCGGAAGGCAAAGGCTTGCGGCAATTGACGCGCGAAACCTGCAGCGTCGTCGCGCGGCTCGACATGCCCGGCGAAATCAAAAGCCTCAACGTCTCGAATGCCGCGGTGCTCGCGCTCTATGTTGGCGCGAGCCGCCTCGGTCTGATGGGCTGA
- a CDS encoding YdhR family protein, producing the protein MITAVVLYNLPESIGLEECREHFTKIAPDFLKAKGFLRKQFICRKEGDVAGGVYMWETQADAEAFYSGPWRDGIRARYGNDPKIQYFETVALADKASGKAGAV; encoded by the coding sequence ATGATTACCGCTGTCGTTCTTTATAACCTGCCGGAATCGATCGGGCTTGAGGAATGCCGCGAGCATTTCACCAAGATCGCCCCCGACTTCCTCAAGGCCAAAGGTTTCCTGCGCAAACAGTTCATCTGCCGTAAGGAAGGCGATGTCGCCGGCGGTGTCTATATGTGGGAAACCCAGGCCGATGCCGAGGCATTCTATTCGGGGCCGTGGCGCGACGGCATCCGCGCGCGGTACGGCAACGACCCCAAGATCCAGTATTTCGAGACGGTCGCGCTCGCCGACAAGGCGTCGGGCAAGGCCGGTGCGGTTTGA
- a CDS encoding LLM class flavin-dependent oxidoreductase → MKKIGFLSFGHWTPSPQSQARSASDVLLQSIDLAVAAEELGADGAYFRVHHFARQLASPFPLLAAVGSKTSRIEIGTAVIDMRYENPLYMIEDAGSADLISRGRLQLGISRGSPEQVIDGWRYFGYQPGEGQDDAAMGRRHAEVFLDLLGGEGFAQPNPRPMFPNPPGLLRVEPISEGLRERIWWGAGSNATAVWAAKLGMNLQSSTLKNDETGEPFHLQQAKQIRAYREAWKEAGHSRTPRVSVSRSIFALVDDRDRAYFGGDQSDDHIGFIDPKTRAIFGRSYAAEPPALIEQLKQDEAIAEADTLLLTVPNQLGVDYNAHVIEAILKHVAPAMGWR, encoded by the coding sequence ATGAAAAAGATCGGCTTTCTTTCGTTCGGACACTGGACGCCCTCCCCGCAATCGCAGGCCCGCTCGGCCTCGGACGTGCTGCTGCAATCCATCGACCTTGCGGTCGCTGCCGAAGAATTAGGCGCGGACGGCGCCTACTTTCGCGTCCATCACTTCGCGCGCCAGCTCGCCTCGCCCTTCCCGCTGCTCGCAGCCGTTGGCTCGAAAACGAGCCGGATCGAGATCGGCACCGCCGTGATCGATATGCGCTACGAAAACCCGCTCTACATGATCGAGGACGCCGGCAGCGCCGACCTGATCTCGCGCGGACGCTTGCAGCTTGGGATCAGCCGCGGCTCGCCCGAGCAGGTCATCGATGGCTGGCGCTATTTCGGCTATCAGCCTGGCGAAGGCCAGGACGATGCCGCGATGGGACGGCGGCATGCCGAAGTGTTTCTCGACCTGCTCGGCGGCGAAGGCTTCGCGCAGCCGAACCCGCGCCCGATGTTTCCCAATCCACCCGGCCTATTACGTGTCGAGCCGATTTCCGAAGGCCTGCGTGAGCGCATCTGGTGGGGCGCGGGTTCGAACGCAACCGCAGTCTGGGCCGCAAAACTCGGCATGAACCTGCAAAGCTCGACGCTCAAGAACGATGAGACCGGCGAACCGTTTCACCTCCAGCAGGCCAAGCAGATCCGCGCCTACCGCGAGGCCTGGAAGGAGGCCGGCCACAGCCGCACGCCGCGGGTATCGGTCAGCCGCAGCATCTTTGCACTGGTCGACGATCGCGACCGCGCCTATTTCGGCGGCGATCAGAGCGATGATCATATCGGCTTCATTGATCCCAAGACGCGGGCGATCTTCGGCCGCAGCTACGCGGCCGAGCCGCCTGCCCTGATCGAGCAGCTCAAGCAGGACGAGGCAATCGCCGAAGCCGATACGCTGCTCCTCACCGTGCCCAATCAGTTGGGCGTCGACTACAACGCACATGTGATCGAGGCGATCCTGAAGCACGTCGCGCCCGCGATGGGGTGGCGGTAG